In Rutidosis leptorrhynchoides isolate AG116_Rl617_1_P2 chromosome 2, CSIRO_AGI_Rlap_v1, whole genome shotgun sequence, one genomic interval encodes:
- the LOC139889720 gene encoding uncharacterized protein produces the protein MSSLSDFSTDQVFNNREELIEWVKKEARSHSQVIIIKRSATKNGYLARIEFMCERGGVSRSKSTPTKSKPCKKIDCKFEMVAMFSKRSGVWSIKMIDAVHNHQRIMYMEGHAYVMRLTDEEFRLVDDMSSNYVKPSEILATLKQRNPENVSSNITVYNAKAKLRAISQANLTPIQVVMSFLKVKKYDFQCRINDSTN, from the exons ATGTCAAGTTTGTCAGATTTTTCTACCGATCAG GTGTTCAATAATCGTGAAGAATTGATCGAATGGGTGAAAAAGGAGGCACGTTCTCATAGTCAAGTTATTATCATCAAAAGATCAGCAACCAAAAATGGTTACTTGGCAAGGATTGAGTTTATGTGTGAGCGTGGTGGTGTATCTAGAAGTAAATCAACCCCGACAAAAAGTAAACCTTGTAAAAAAATTGACTGTAAATTTGAAATGGTAGCAATGTTTTCAAAGAGAAGTGGTGTTTGGTCGATAAAGATGATAGATGCAGTACATAATCATCAACGTATAATGTATATGGAAGGTCATGCATATGTGATGCGGTTGACTGATGAAGAGTTTCGTTTAGTTGATGATATGTCAAGTAATTATGTAAAGCCTAGTGAAATCCTTGCGACGTTGAAGCAACGGAATCCAGAAAATGTTTCTTCAAACATAACGGTGTATAATGCAAAAGCAAAACTTCGTGCAATCAGTCAAGCGAATTTGACTCCTATACAAGTGGTAATGTCATTTTTAAAGGTAAAAAAATATGACTTTCAGTGTCGTATAAATGATTCTACTAATTAA